From Pseudomonas sp. LS1212, the proteins below share one genomic window:
- a CDS encoding crotonase/enoyl-CoA hydratase family protein: MADYQAFKVELTDNIAHVQINRPEKINAMNAAFWSEIVDIFQWIEYTDAVRVVVLSGAGKHFSSGIDLMLLASVANELGKDVGRNARLLRRKILQMQASFNAVDNCRKPVLAAIQGYCLGGAIDLIAACDMRYAADDAQFSIKEIDMGMAADVGTLQRLPRIIGDGMLRELAYTGRTIDAAEARSIGLVNRTWPDTASLLDGVFAIAREIAGKSPIAVAGTKEMISYMRDHRIDDGLEYIATWNAAMLQSTDLRVAMAASMSKQKPEFAD, translated from the coding sequence GTGGCCGATTACCAGGCATTCAAAGTAGAGCTGACGGACAACATTGCTCATGTCCAGATCAACCGTCCGGAAAAGATCAACGCGATGAACGCGGCGTTCTGGAGCGAGATCGTCGACATCTTCCAGTGGATCGAATACACCGACGCGGTGCGGGTGGTGGTGCTGAGCGGCGCGGGCAAGCATTTCTCGTCGGGTATCGACCTGATGCTGCTGGCCTCGGTAGCCAATGAACTGGGCAAGGACGTTGGCCGTAACGCCCGTTTGCTGCGGCGCAAGATCCTGCAGATGCAGGCGTCGTTCAATGCCGTCGACAATTGCCGCAAACCGGTGCTGGCGGCCATCCAGGGTTATTGCCTGGGCGGTGCCATCGACCTTATCGCAGCCTGCGACATGCGTTACGCCGCCGACGACGCGCAATTCTCGATCAAGGAAATCGACATGGGCATGGCCGCCGATGTCGGCACTCTGCAGCGCTTGCCGCGGATCATCGGCGACGGCATGTTGCGCGAACTGGCCTATACCGGGCGCACCATCGATGCCGCCGAGGCGCGCAGCATCGGCCTGGTCAACCGCACCTGGCCCGACACTGCCAGCCTGCTTGACGGAGTCTTTGCCATTGCCCGTGAAATTGCAGGAAAATCACCCATAGCTGTCGCCGGCACCAAGGAAATGATCAGCTATATGCGCGATCATCGTATCGACGACGGTCTCGAATACATCGCGACCTGGAATGCCGCCATGCTGCAGTCGACCGACCTGCGCGTGGCCATGGCCGCCAGTATGAGCAAACAGAAACCGGAGTTTGCCGACTGA